Proteins from a single region of Harmonia axyridis chromosome 4, icHarAxyr1.1, whole genome shotgun sequence:
- the LOC123678106 gene encoding probable 26S proteasome non-ATPase regulatory subunit 3 has protein sequence MVVEIQDVEMKNADSPPGLEAGDSKRDIDLQSLLELREQVRQIEKGVSNKENRFILRVLRCLPNTRRKLNGAVLRGLITQVYPQYERDIMLSYVEDSSGGNEMETQTQRTRSATKTPLPEVDTYIHLLILVRLIDTNNLDDAAKCSELLMGKVTSQNRRTLDLVAAKCYFYHSRVAELTNRLDTIRSFLHARLRTATLRNDFEGQAVLINCLLRNYLHYSLYDQADKLVSKCIFPETASNNEWARFLYYLGRIKAARLEYSIARKHLVQAMRKAPQNAAIGFRQTVQKLLVVVELLLGDIPERQIFREASVRHSLGPYFQLTQAVRMGNLQRFGEVLENFGPQFRLDHTYTLILRLRHNVIKTAIRSIGLSYSRISPQDIAKKLGLDSAEDAEFIVAKAIKDGVIEATLDPEGGYMRSKESNDIYCTKEPQLAFHQRISFCLDLHNQSVKAMRYPPKAYGKELESAEERREREQQDLELAKEMAEEDEEGFP, from the coding sequence ATGGTCGTTGAAATACAAgatgttgaaatgaaaaatgctGATAGTCCACCAGGTCTAGAAGCTGGGGACTCCAAAAGAGATATTGATCTCCAAAGTCTCTTAGAACTTAGAGAGCAAGTAAGACAAATTGAAAAGGGAGTGAGTAACAAGGAGAACCGTTTCATTTTGAGAGTTTTGAGATGCTTACCGAATACCAGAAGAAAGTTGAATGGTGCTGTTCTAAGAGGACTCATCACACAAGTTTATCCACAGTATGAAAGAGATATAATGTTGTCCTATGTCGAAGATAGTTCAGGAGGAAATGAAATGGAGACACAAACTCAGAGAACGAGATCTGCAACCAAAACTCCTCTGCCTGAAGTAGATACTTATATTCATTTGTTGATTCTGGTTCGTTTAATTGACACTAACAATCTAGATGATGCAGCAAAATGCTCAGAGTTGTTAATGGGAAAAGTAACTTCGCAAAACAGACGTACTTTGGATCTAGTTGCTGCAAAGTGCTATTTTTACCACTCCCGAGTGGCAGAATTGACTAATAGACTTGACACTATAAGGTCTTTTCTTCATGCTCGTTTAAGAACTGCAACTTTGAGAAATGATTTTGAGGGGCAAGCAGTACTAATTAATTGTTTATTGAGAAATTATCTTCATTATTCGTTGTATGATCAAGCTGATAAATTAGTAAGTAAATGTATCTTCCCAGAAACTGCTAGTAACAATGAATGGGCAAGATTTTTATATTATCTAGGAAGAATCAAAGCTGCCAGACTTGAATACAGTATTGCCCGAAAACATTTGGTCCAAGCAATGCGTAAAGCACCCCAAAATGCTGCCATCGGTTTCAGGCAAACTGTCCAAAAGCTTCTGGTTGTTGTTGAATTATTACTGGGAGATATACCCGAGAGACAAATATTCAGAGAAGCTAGTGTGAGGCATTCTTTAGGACCGTATTTTCAACTTACTCAAGCTGTACGCATGGGCAATCTACAAAGATTTGGTGAAGTATTGGAGAATTTTGGTCCACAGTTCAGACTAGATCATACTTACACACTTATTCTACGTTTGAGACACAATGTTATCAAAACAGCTATTCGTTCCATTGGATTGTCCTACTCTAGAATATCTCCCCAGGACATTGCAAAGAAATTAGGTTTGGATTCAGCTGAAGATGCTGAGTTTATAGTAGCCAAAGCAATAAAAGATGGTGTTATTGAAGCTACTTTAGATCCAGAAGGAGGTTATATGAGGAGCAAGGAAAGCAATGATATTTATTGCACAAAAGAGCCTCAGTTAGCTTTCCACCAGAGAATATCTTTCTGTTTAGATTTACATAACCAAAGTGTCAAAGCAATGAGATATCCACCCAAAGCTTATGGCAAAGAACTAGAATCTGCTGAGGAAAGACGTGAGCGCGAACAACAGGATTTAGAGCTAGCTAAAGAAATGgcagaagaagatgaagagggCTTTCCTTGA